From the Hylaeus volcanicus isolate JK05 chromosome 4, UHH_iyHylVolc1.0_haploid, whole genome shotgun sequence genome, one window contains:
- the LOC128875201 gene encoding potassium/sodium hyperpolarization-activated cyclic nucleotide-gated channel 2-like, translating to MHPIVSTVDKEEYQDHDISFKYLLEDDSSIKHSIMLHVEHECELPKEEDALFLPGRGPLQKLHDLFRLSLMASSWNPAAQKYLRSSASIVHEKRRQLRNYSYIIHPFSMFRHYWDILMIFVITTVLVLVPYQSAFEMIMRSLAWSVVKNFLLLMCCLDMVVNFRTGYLDKEEHAVILDQKKIMKRYIKSSTFFPDFIGSFPTDLFFLTKWLEYKVSRKTISMICICRVFSLSTYISRMAFVYDMPLAVHEFCVILVLLLFALHWQACFFWLVPIVATSMGVPQRPQNSSWIHGANLWEASRSHQYMSSMLRAIATFFRSGLIRTHKKNVGDLYMVILFQVLGILAPWILVARVMQFFKGTNSSKLRYQGTVAQLRQYMGHMQLPHSTQKRIIEYYEFRFQRRFFREPEILHTLSVQMRHEISMHSCRKLVENVTFFNNLPLTLLGRIVGLLKSEVFLTNDVIVRANQTGDCMYFIATGTVAIYTTSGKEVCHLQDGAHFGEVALVMPDEMRVASVVAVEVCELYRLNRVDFARTIHPYPMLWERIKQIAIERHEKTMILNAQ from the exons ATGCATCCTATCGTATCAACGGTAGATAAAGAAga GTATCAGGATCACGACATCTCCTTCAAATACCTTCTTGAAGATGACTCTTCG ATAAAACATTCGATCATGCTGCACGTAGAGCACGAATGCGAGCTCCCAAAAGAGGAAGATGCCCTGTTTCTTCCTGGACGAGGAccgttacaaaaattacacgatCTGTTCCGTCTGTCATTGATGGCATCGAGTTGGAATCCAGCcgcacagaaatatttacgaagcAGCGCGTCCATAGTGCACGAAAAGCGTCGCCAATTGCGGAATTACTCGTACATCATACACCCGTTCAGCATGTTTAG GCATTACTGGGACATCCTGATGATTTTCGTGATCACCACCGTGTTGGTGCTGGTTCCGTATCAATCGGCCTTCGAAATGATTATGCGATCCCTGGCCTGGAGCGTCGTCAAGAATTTCTTGCTGCTTATGTGTTGCTTGGACATGGTGGTCAACTTCAGAACGGG ataCTTGGATAAGGAAGAGCACGCGGTGATACTGGatcagaagaaaataatgaaacggtACATCAAGTCCAGCACGTTCTTCCCCGACTTCATAGGCTCCTTCCCAACCGATCTGTTTTTCCTGACCAAATGGCTCGAGTACAAGGTGTCCCGCAAGACGATATCCATGATCTGCATCTGTCGAGTGTTTTCCCTAAGCACGTACATAAGCAGAATGGCGTTTGTCTACGACATGCCGTTGGCTGTGCACGAGTTCTGCGTCATATTAGTCCTGCTGCTGTTTGCGTTGCATTGGCAGGCCTGCTTCTTTTGGCTGGTGCCTATAGTGGCGACTTCGATGGGGGTGCCCCAGCGTCCCCAAAACTCTTCCTGGATACACGGAGCGAACCTCTGGGAGGCCTCGAGGAGCCACCAGTATATGTCCTCCATGCTGCGTGCAATCGCCACGTTCTTCAGGTCTGGGCTGATTCGCACACACAAAAAGAACGTGGGAGACCTATACATGGTGATCTTGTTCCAAGTGTTGGGCATTCTGGCACCGTGGATCCTGGTGGCTCGCGTAATGCAGTTCTTCAAGGGTACCAACAGTTCGAAGCTCAGGTACCAAGGCACCGTGGCCCAGTTGAGGCAGTACATGGGGCACATGCAACTACCTCATTCAACCCAGAAGAGAATCATAGAGTACTACGAGTTTCGTTTTCAGCGTCGATTCTTCCGCGAGCCAGAGATTCTGCACACGCTGTCAGTGCAGATGCGCCACGAGATCAGCATGCACTCCTGCCGCAAGCTCGTAGAGAACGTCACCTTCTTCAACAACCTACCCCTCACGTTGCTTGGACGCATCGTGGGGCTGCTGAAGTCAGAAGTGTTCCTCACCAACGACGTGATCGTGCGCGCTAATCAGACAGGTGACTGCATGTATTTCATCGCCACTGGCACCGTGGCCATTTACACGACCTCTGGCAAGGAAGTGTGTCACCTGCAGGACGGAGCCCACTTTGGGGAAGTCGCGTTGGTCATGCCCGACGAGATGAGGGTGGCCAGCGTGGTCGCGGTAGAAGTGTGCGAGCTTTATCGCTTGAATAGGGTAGACTTCGCTAGGACTATACACCCGTATCCTATGTTGTGGGAGCGAATCAAGCAGATTGCTATCGAGAGACACGAGAAAACTATGATCTTGAATGCACAGTGA